The DNA region ACCTGAGGCCGAAGCTGGTCCGCCTGCGCGATGGTGTTCACCGCGCTGCGGTTGAGGAGCAAAAAGGCTGCCAGGCTCGCCGCGCTGATCCCCATGCCCGACAAGACCGCCACGACGAGGGCGGTCGTCTTGGGCCGCAGCCCGAACCAGCGCAAGTGCTTGCGCCCCACCTTCTTGGCGATGGTGTCGGCCGCGTAGGCCACCACCCCCGAGAGGACGACCACGAAGGGCAGGAACAGCCACAACACGTGCCTTCCCCCCCGCCTTACAGCTCGAAGTCGTCGCCGAGGTAGTGGCGACGGGCGTCCTCGTCGGCCGCGAACTGCGCCGGGGTGCCCTCGAACTTCGTTGACCCGTCGAACATCAGGTACACCCGGTCGGTCAGGGCGATGGTCTCGCGGACGTTGTGGTCGGTGATGAACACGCCGATCCCCCGGCGGTCGCGCAACTCGCGGATCAGGCGCTGGATCTCTCGGATACTCTTGGGGTCCACGCCCGTGAAGGGCTCGTCGAGCAGCAGGTAGTCGGGGTCGGTGGTCAGGGACCGCGCAAGTTCGAGGCGCCGCCGCTCCCCGCCCGAGAGTTGGTACGCGTAGGAGTCCCTCAGGTGCGTCAAGCCGAACTCAGCGAGAAGCGCGTCAGCCCTGGCCTCCTGCTCGGTGCGGGAGAGGCGCTGGTATTCGAGGATGGCGAGCAGGTTGTCCCGGGCGGTGAGCTTGCGAAAGGCGCTGGGCTCCTGCGGGAGGTACCCCAGCCCCAGCCGCGCCCGCTCGTGCATGGGGAGCCGGGTCACGTCGCGGTCGCCGAGCCGGATGCTTCCCCGGCCGGGCCGGATGAAGCCCACGAGCATGTAGAAGGTCGTGGTCTTCCCCGCCCCGTTCGGGCCAAATAGGGCCACGATCTCGCCGGGCCGCACCGTGAAATCCACCCCGCGCACGACTTGTCGCCGACCATACGTCTTGCTGAGGCCCTGGGCGGTCAGCTCCGGTCGCGCGGTGACGGTGGGCAAGACGGCGGGGGCGGTCACGTCCAGAGGGTAGCATGGGCCCCCGGCAGCTCCCGTGACGGGCGCGACGAAGGCCGCGGGTGGGCCGCTTCTCCCGGCCTGGGGCCTACACTGAGGCCATGCTGTTGACGATCATCGTGCTCGACTCCGTGGGGGTCGGCGAGTTGCCCGACGCGGAGCGGTTCGGGGACGCGGGCGCGCACACCCTCAACCACACCCTCGCGGCGGCCCCGGTGCCCCTGCCCAACCTCGCGCGGCTGGGGCTGGGCCGGGTGCCCACCGTCGTGACCGGACCGAATACCCTCCCGGGGGGCGAGGTGCGCGGCGCTTTCGGCCGGATGCGCGAGGTGAGCCCCGGCAAGGACACGAGCACCGGACACTGGGAGTTCATGGGCGTGCAGCTCCAGCACCCCTTTCAGGTCTTCCCGGACGGCTTCCCCCGTGCCGTGATGGACGCTTTCGACGCTTTGATAGGGCGCGGGCACCTCTGCAGCCGGCCCTACAGCGGCACCGACGTGATCCGCGACTTCGGGGAGGAGCACCTACGCACGGGCTTTCCCATCGTGTACACGAGCGCCGACAGCGTCTTCCAGATCGCCGCCCACGAGGACGTGGTGCCGCTGGAGACGCTGTACGAGTGGTGTCAGGCGGCGCGCGACCTCCTCCAGGGTGAGTTCGCGGTGGCGCGCGTGATCGCCCGCCCGTTCCGGGGGGAGTGGCCCTTCGAGCGGGCGAACGAGCACCGCCGGGACTTCTCGCTGGAGCCGCCGCGCACCGTGCTCGACGCGCTACGGGAGGCGGGCGGGGAGGTCGTCGGCATCGGCAAGATCCCCGACATCTACGCGCACCGGGGCTTCACCGAGGAAATCCACACCGACAACAACGCGGACGGGGTTCAGAAGACCCTCGCCCGGATGCGGCGGGCGGCGCAGGAGGGCACGGGCGGGCTGATCTTCACCAACCTCGTGGACTTCGACGCGAAATTCGGGCACCGCCGCGATCCGCAGGGGTACAGCCGGAGTCTGGCCGAGTTCGACACGGCCCTCCCCGACC from Deinococcus aetherius includes:
- the lptB gene encoding LPS export ABC transporter ATP-binding protein — translated: MTAPAVLPTVTARPELTAQGLSKTYGRRQVVRGVDFTVRPGEIVALFGPNGAGKTTTFYMLVGFIRPGRGSIRLGDRDVTRLPMHERARLGLGYLPQEPSAFRKLTARDNLLAILEYQRLSRTEQEARADALLAEFGLTHLRDSYAYQLSGGERRRLELARSLTTDPDYLLLDEPFTGVDPKSIREIQRLIRELRDRRGIGVFITDHNVRETIALTDRVYLMFDGSTKFEGTPAQFAADEDARRHYLGDDFEL
- a CDS encoding phosphopentomutase, with the translated sequence MLLTIIVLDSVGVGELPDAERFGDAGAHTLNHTLAAAPVPLPNLARLGLGRVPTVVTGPNTLPGGEVRGAFGRMREVSPGKDTSTGHWEFMGVQLQHPFQVFPDGFPRAVMDAFDALIGRGHLCSRPYSGTDVIRDFGEEHLRTGFPIVYTSADSVFQIAAHEDVVPLETLYEWCQAARDLLQGEFAVARVIARPFRGEWPFERANEHRRDFSLEPPRTVLDALREAGGEVVGIGKIPDIYAHRGFTEEIHTDNNADGVQKTLARMRRAAQEGTGGLIFTNLVDFDAKFGHRRDPQGYSRSLAEFDTALPDLLAAVPEGGALLVISDHGNDPTWHGTDHTREYGLLLAYRPGMAGAVDLGERATFADVGTTAAEALGAAWEGPGESFWKTLS